The DNA window TTCGGTTCGGAGGACACCCGCGCCCTTTTCGCAGGTGTTGCGGCGCATGCGTTCACGCGACTCGACAAGCCCGGATCGTCGTCGGCCGGGCTGATGCTGCTCGCCGCCGGGCACCGCCACGGATGGCCGGTCGCCGAAGGTGGCTCGGCGTCGATCGCGACGGCGTTGGCGACGGCGCTGATCGACGCGGGCGGGTCCATCAGCACCGGCCGTCGGGTCACTGACCTCGCCGAACTGGACTCGCCGGACGTCGTGGCGCTGGACGTGATGCCCGGTGCGGCGGCGGCAATTCTTGGAGACCGGCTGTCGGCAAGCAGGTTTCGGCGATTGACGCGATACCGGCACGGCCCGGCCGCCTTCAAGGTCGACTATCTCATCGACGGTGAGGTCGGCTGGCTCAACCCGGACTGCGCGCGCGCCGGCACGGTGCACCTCGGTGGCACGTCGTCGGAGATCGCGGTCGCCGAGAGAGACGTGGTCGCCGGACGGATGCCCGAACGACCCTTCGTGCTGGTCGGCCAGCAATGGGTGGCCGATCCGACCCGCACACCCGGTTCGCTCAAACCGCTCTGGGCGTACGCCCATGTGCCGCACGGATACCCGCACGACGCCACCGATGTGGTCACCGCGCAGATCGAACGTTTCGCGCCCGGCTTCCGGGATCGCATCGTCGATTCCGTCAGCACCGGACCGGCCGACCTCCAGCACGCCAATCCCAACTACGTGGGCGGCGACATCGGTGGCGGCCGCAACGATCTGCGCCATCTGATCGCTCGGCCCCGGCTGTCTGCCAACCCCTATGCGACGGGGGTGCCCGGCGTCTATCTCTGCTCCTCGGCCACCCCGCCTGGCGGTGGAGTCCACGGCATGTGCGGGTATCGCGCGGCGCAGGCTGCACTCCGCGACCTCGATCGCTGAGTCCACGCGTCGGGCTCACGCCCGGCTTGGCGTCTCCGGTGGGATGGCGTCCAACAGCATTCGGGTGTAATCGGTTTCGGGGTTGTGCAGGATGTCGACGGCGGGGCCGGACTCGACGACGCGACCGTTCTGCATCACGGCCACGGTGTCGCTGATCTGCTCGACGACCGCCAGATCGTGAGCGATGAACAGATAGGTGAGCCCCTTCTCGCGCTGCAACTCGGCCAGGAGGTCGAGGACATTCGCCTGGACAGAGACGTCCAGCGACGCGGTGGACTCGTCGAGGATCAGGACCTCCGGGTCGGAGGCGAGAGCGCGGGCCAGGCAGACGCGTTGACGTTGGCCGCCGGACATTTCGTGGGGGTAGCGATCGAGGAAGGACCGATCGAGACTCACGTCGTCCATGAGTTGCTCGGCACGGCTGCGCATCTCGTCACGACCGGATGCCAGACGATGGGTACGCAGCGGCTCGGCGACCGACCGGCCTGCGGTCATCCGCGGATCGAGCGAGGCCGCCGGATCCTGGAAGACCATCGCGAGGCGACGGCGCAGGACCGCGGCGTCGGCACCCCGCACGCCGACCGCGTCGATGGTGCGTCCGTCAACGGTCACCTCGGCGCTGCCACGCACCGCAGTGCCGTGACCGGACTCGAT is part of the Gordonia bronchialis DSM 43247 genome and encodes:
- a CDS encoding phytoene desaturase family protein, with the translated sequence MTSAVVVGSGPNGLTAAVTLARAGLSVEVIEMADVIGGGTRSSELLRPGIIHDHCAAFHPLGAGSPAWRGLDLRWRWPEIDCAHPLDDGRAALLFRSVSATAAGLGRDGDVWRDVIGSVATDFDDLADDILGPLLHLPRHPMRLAEFAHHALYPATMLARVFGSEDTRALFAGVAAHAFTRLDKPGSSSAGLMLLAAGHRHGWPVAEGGSASIATALATALIDAGGSISTGRRVTDLAELDSPDVVALDVMPGAAAAILGDRLSASRFRRLTRYRHGPAAFKVDYLIDGEVGWLNPDCARAGTVHLGGTSSEIAVAERDVVAGRMPERPFVLVGQQWVADPTRTPGSLKPLWAYAHVPHGYPHDATDVVTAQIERFAPGFRDRIVDSVSTGPADLQHANPNYVGGDIGGGRNDLRHLIARPRLSANPYATGVPGVYLCSSATPPGGGVHGMCGYRAAQAALRDLDR